A window from Micromonospora profundi encodes these proteins:
- a CDS encoding DedA family protein — protein sequence MHDLLTVVQGLPTLWIYLVAALIVAGETAVIFGLLVPGEATLLLVGFLTYNGTLRLGPALLAMIAAAVAGDTLAFRAGRRYGPKLRAGLGHRVGPERWRRADAMLARLGGRGVFAARWVAFARTLVPRLAGSAGMSYRRFAPWNLAGVITWVGGSVLLGHLAGESYDTVSRLLGRATGAVLVLLAGLLGVVLAGRWLGRNPDPVRALLSRAGALPPVRWLSARYGILFFLLAMRIGPAWTLLLNLAAGLVLLFATGFAIAGLLAVAVGNSGLAALDGAIGNWFSARRTPDAADATLVVVSVVRGWVLIVLVAVVAAVLAWRNRPWRADLLSVVGSVGAFVPLVVLAVVAESTGPDGNEPARFPTQNAVVAASFCTLAWLVSRSAHWPVAVAAWTAAAAGVLGIGGARLYLGLDTASGTAAAVLLGVLWTVVFMVAWATRDRAVRERDQPVDPVLPPQGPRSPAEPC from the coding sequence GTGCACGACCTGCTGACCGTGGTGCAGGGTCTGCCCACCCTGTGGATCTACCTGGTCGCCGCGCTCATCGTGGCGGGCGAAACCGCGGTGATCTTCGGCCTGCTGGTGCCGGGCGAGGCTACCCTGCTGCTCGTCGGCTTCCTCACCTACAACGGTACCTTGCGGCTCGGTCCGGCGTTGCTTGCGATGATCGCCGCGGCAGTGGCAGGCGACACGCTGGCGTTCCGCGCCGGTCGACGGTACGGCCCGAAACTGCGCGCCGGGCTGGGCCACCGTGTCGGGCCCGAGCGGTGGCGCCGGGCCGATGCCATGCTCGCCCGGCTGGGCGGACGTGGCGTGTTCGCTGCCCGCTGGGTGGCCTTCGCCCGCACCCTCGTTCCCCGGCTGGCCGGCTCCGCCGGCATGTCGTACCGGCGCTTCGCCCCGTGGAACCTGGCAGGCGTCATCACCTGGGTGGGCGGCTCGGTGCTGCTCGGTCACCTCGCCGGTGAGTCGTACGACACTGTCTCCCGGCTGCTCGGCCGGGCCACCGGCGCGGTGCTCGTGTTGCTGGCCGGGCTGTTGGGGGTGGTGCTCGCCGGCCGGTGGCTCGGTCGCAACCCCGACCCGGTACGCGCCCTGCTGTCCCGGGCCGGCGCGCTGCCGCCGGTGCGCTGGCTCAGCGCCCGCTACGGGATCCTGTTCTTCCTGCTGGCCATGCGGATCGGGCCGGCCTGGACGCTGCTGCTCAACCTCGCCGCCGGGCTGGTGCTGCTCTTCGCCACCGGGTTCGCCATCGCCGGCCTGCTGGCCGTCGCCGTGGGCAACAGCGGTCTGGCCGCTCTGGACGGGGCGATCGGGAACTGGTTCTCTGCCCGCCGTACGCCGGACGCTGCCGACGCCACACTGGTCGTGGTGTCGGTGGTTCGCGGGTGGGTCCTGATCGTCCTGGTTGCGGTGGTGGCCGCGGTGCTGGCGTGGCGTAACAGGCCCTGGCGGGCGGACCTGCTCAGCGTGGTCGGCTCGGTGGGCGCGTTCGTGCCGCTTGTGGTGCTTGCCGTGGTGGCCGAGTCGACAGGCCCGGACGGCAACGAGCCCGCCCGGTTCCCGACCCAGAACGCGGTGGTCGCGGCGAGCTTCTGCACCCTTGCCTGGCTGGTGTCGCGCAGCGCCCACTGGCCGGTGGCAGTGGCCGCGTGGACGGCCGCCGCCGCGGGCGTGCTGGGCATCGGTGGCGCGCGGCTCTACCTCGGACTGGACACGGCGAGCGGTACGGCGGCGGCGGTGCTGCTCGGTGTGCTGTGGACTGTGGTGTTCATGGTCGCCTGGGCCACCCGCGACCGGGCGGTACGGGAGCGGGACCAGCCGGTCGACCCGGTCCTGCCGCCGCAGGGGCCCCGGAGCCCGGCGGAACCTTGCTAG
- a CDS encoding lytic transglycosylase domain-containing protein, whose translation MVTRGRNAVRGRITQVGAVALVGLLLAGTTAGCADRGERPPGQAAPVSATEEPTDDTSTEPVDEASAEPSPSGVAAMGAAPSRSASAPPTPSKKPSRPAATAPKPRAVAKPPTETKVPPAPPKPAPASCKPSYKGTQASRAAAKAALTDAAARTYWPTSAPDIKIPLDLVKATAWQESGWQSNIYACDGGVGLMQVMPGTATWMNQRFEQSYDIADYRDNAYLGANYLAWLTKYIGDMYFESDFRLDADLCTTELNSCLLNAVIAAYNYGHGAVAREGEPLTIPNPSYVRNVRALMTECVCLTY comes from the coding sequence ATGGTCACACGGGGGAGAAACGCGGTGCGTGGACGGATCACTCAGGTGGGTGCCGTGGCGCTCGTCGGGTTGCTGCTCGCCGGCACGACAGCTGGGTGCGCCGACCGGGGGGAACGCCCACCGGGCCAGGCCGCCCCCGTGTCGGCCACCGAGGAGCCGACCGACGACACGAGCACCGAACCGGTCGACGAGGCGAGCGCCGAGCCGAGTCCCAGTGGGGTGGCTGCGATGGGTGCGGCGCCGAGCCGCAGCGCGTCTGCCCCGCCCACGCCGTCGAAGAAGCCGAGCCGGCCCGCGGCCACGGCGCCGAAACCGCGCGCGGTGGCCAAGCCGCCCACCGAGACCAAGGTCCCGCCGGCGCCCCCGAAGCCCGCCCCCGCGTCCTGCAAGCCCTCGTACAAGGGCACCCAGGCCAGCCGGGCGGCGGCGAAGGCAGCGCTCACCGATGCGGCGGCCCGCACCTACTGGCCGACCTCCGCACCGGACATCAAGATTCCGCTCGACCTGGTCAAGGCCACCGCCTGGCAGGAGAGCGGCTGGCAGTCCAACATCTACGCCTGCGACGGCGGCGTCGGGCTGATGCAGGTGATGCCGGGCACCGCGACCTGGATGAACCAGCGGTTCGAGCAGAGCTACGACATCGCCGACTACCGCGACAACGCGTACCTCGGCGCCAACTACCTGGCCTGGCTGACCAAGTACATCGGCGACATGTACTTCGAGTCGGATTTCCGACTCGACGCCGACCTGTGCACCACCGAGCTGAACTCCTGCCTGCTCAACGCCGTGATCGCTGCGTACAACTACGGGCACGGGGCGGTGGCGCGGGAGGGCGAGCCGCTGACCATCCCCAACCCGTCCTACGTGCGCAACGTCCGGGCGTTGATGACCGAGTGCGTCTGCCTCACCTACTGA
- a CDS encoding MMPL family transporter, whose amino-acid sequence MSVFTRVARGRLAAWITVAVAVVVGVVVFAIPQPDNPKPVSATGLSVEWQSTQVERLQEQLPSSEVQPAIVVVSRDDGGALSEADRAALTARSGDLARFAVGGQVSPPQISPDGSVALLAVPVTTDGGQEAVTAKVDDLRATLSGLPDGLKAEVTGSPAFTADLSSVFDGADVTLLAVTAAVVAVLLLITYRSPFLWIVPLVVVAATEQITLRAVDTIVPAFGINLQSGQVTGIASVLVFGAATNYALLLIARYREELRREEDRFAAMRAALRRTAEPILASGSTVVLGVLTLLLSEQETNRALAVACATGVILAMLSALFVLPAVLVLFGRGLFWPFVPRVGGPVREGKIWGRLGSAVERRPAVVAVLAIVLLGGLALGGLGIRTGLSETEQFRAQPEAVTGAQTLARAFPAGSTQPVAVITTPAAVRAVTDVATGVPGVASARPGDAGDAVAQVDVVLEAEPGTAASDRAVEALREAVAAVPDSAPPAAPGADAPSGAIVGGSVAATYDSDEANSRDLRLILPIILLLVAAVLVLLLRGLLAPVLLVLTVIASFFASLGAAWLLFDHVLDFPALDSGVLLLAFVFLVALGVDYNIFLVTRAREDARTAGTRAGMLSALRVTGGVITSAGVLLAAVFAVLGVLPLITLTQIGIIVCIGVLLDTLLVRTVLVPALAFMLGDRFWWPGSIGARPEGDDAPAPTAPATTQD is encoded by the coding sequence ATGTCTGTGTTCACCAGGGTCGCCCGCGGGCGGTTGGCCGCCTGGATCACCGTGGCCGTCGCCGTCGTCGTCGGCGTGGTCGTCTTCGCCATCCCCCAGCCGGACAACCCCAAACCGGTCTCGGCGACCGGCCTGTCGGTGGAGTGGCAGTCGACCCAGGTGGAACGCCTACAGGAGCAACTGCCCTCCAGCGAGGTCCAGCCCGCCATCGTGGTGGTGAGCCGGGACGACGGCGGCGCGCTGAGCGAGGCCGACCGGGCCGCCCTCACCGCCCGCTCCGGCGACCTGGCCCGCTTCGCCGTGGGCGGGCAGGTCAGCCCGCCGCAGATCTCCCCGGACGGCAGTGTCGCGCTGCTCGCCGTGCCCGTCACCACCGACGGTGGCCAGGAGGCGGTGACCGCGAAGGTCGACGACCTGCGCGCGACGCTCTCCGGCCTTCCGGACGGGCTGAAGGCCGAGGTCACCGGCTCCCCCGCGTTCACCGCCGACCTGTCCTCGGTCTTCGACGGCGCCGACGTCACACTGCTCGCGGTGACCGCTGCAGTGGTCGCGGTGCTGCTGCTCATCACGTACCGCAGCCCGTTCCTGTGGATCGTGCCGCTCGTGGTGGTCGCGGCCACCGAGCAGATCACCCTGCGGGCGGTGGACACGATCGTCCCGGCCTTCGGCATCAACCTCCAGTCGGGCCAGGTCACCGGCATCGCCAGCGTGCTGGTCTTCGGCGCCGCCACCAACTACGCGCTGCTGCTCATCGCCCGCTACCGGGAGGAGTTGCGCCGCGAGGAGGACCGGTTCGCCGCGATGCGTGCCGCCCTGCGGCGTACCGCCGAGCCGATCCTGGCCAGCGGCTCGACAGTGGTGCTCGGCGTGCTCACCCTGCTGCTCAGCGAGCAGGAGACCAACCGGGCGCTGGCGGTCGCCTGCGCCACCGGTGTGATCCTCGCCATGCTCTCTGCCCTGTTCGTGCTCCCCGCCGTGCTGGTGCTCTTCGGCCGCGGCCTGTTCTGGCCGTTCGTCCCCCGGGTCGGCGGCCCGGTCCGTGAGGGCAAGATCTGGGGCCGACTCGGCAGCGCCGTGGAACGCCGCCCGGCGGTCGTGGCGGTGCTCGCCATCGTGCTGCTCGGCGGCCTCGCGCTGGGTGGGCTGGGCATCCGCACCGGCCTGTCGGAGACCGAGCAGTTCCGGGCCCAGCCCGAGGCGGTCACCGGCGCGCAGACCCTGGCCCGGGCCTTCCCCGCCGGCAGCACCCAGCCGGTGGCCGTGATCACCACCCCGGCGGCGGTACGGGCCGTCACCGACGTCGCCACCGGCGTGCCCGGTGTGGCCTCGGCCCGCCCCGGCGACGCCGGTGACGCCGTCGCCCAGGTCGACGTGGTGCTGGAGGCCGAGCCGGGCACCGCCGCCTCCGACCGGGCCGTCGAGGCGCTGCGCGAGGCGGTGGCCGCCGTGCCCGACTCCGCGCCGCCGGCCGCTCCGGGCGCGGACGCGCCGTCCGGGGCGATCGTCGGTGGTTCCGTGGCCGCAACGTACGACTCCGACGAGGCCAACAGCCGCGACCTGCGGCTGATCCTGCCGATCATCCTGCTGCTGGTCGCCGCCGTGCTCGTGCTGCTGCTGCGGGGCCTGCTCGCACCGGTGCTGCTGGTCCTCACCGTGATCGCGTCGTTCTTCGCCAGCCTCGGCGCGGCGTGGCTGCTCTTCGACCACGTGCTGGACTTCCCCGCCCTGGACAGCGGGGTCCTGCTGCTCGCCTTCGTGTTCCTGGTGGCGCTCGGCGTGGACTACAACATCTTCCTCGTCACCCGAGCCCGAGAGGACGCCCGCACGGCCGGCACCCGCGCCGGGATGCTCTCCGCACTGCGGGTCACCGGCGGCGTCATCACGAGCGCCGGAGTGCTGCTCGCCGCGGTGTTCGCCGTGCTCGGTGTGCTGCCGCTGATCACGCTGACCCAGATCGGCATCATCGTCTGCATCGGCGTACTCCTGGACACCCTGCTGGTCCGCACGGTGCTGGTGCCGGCGTTGGCGTTCATGCTCGGCGACCGCTTCTGGTGGCCGGGAAGCATCGGCGCCCGCCCGGAAGGGGACGACGCCCCGGCCCCGACGGCGCCGGCGACCACACAGGACTGA
- a CDS encoding MarR family winged helix-turn-helix transcriptional regulator codes for MYRRRDTPRERLVAEITTDLRRYAVDAQQVGHAFANLHGLNPTDLNALIAVMDAELRGDPITPGRLGEHLNLSSGSITALIDRLERAGHIRRDRDTADRRKVLLHYADQGAALAMEFFRPLGARTDTVMDRFSDDELHVVHRFMVEMSESVRAHRDMVRAARPEQSRRPTG; via the coding sequence ATGTACCGGCGGCGGGACACGCCCCGAGAACGGCTCGTCGCCGAGATCACCACTGACCTCCGGCGGTACGCGGTGGACGCCCAGCAGGTCGGCCACGCCTTCGCGAACCTGCACGGCCTGAACCCCACCGACCTCAACGCCCTGATCGCGGTCATGGACGCCGAACTGCGCGGTGACCCGATCACCCCCGGCCGGCTCGGCGAACACCTCAACCTCTCCTCCGGCTCCATCACCGCCCTGATCGACCGGCTGGAACGGGCCGGGCACATCCGCCGCGACCGGGACACCGCCGACCGGCGCAAGGTGCTGCTGCACTACGCCGACCAGGGCGCCGCCCTGGCCATGGAGTTCTTCCGGCCCCTGGGCGCCCGCACCGACACGGTGATGGACCGCTTCAGCGATGACGAGTTACACGTGGTGCACCGGTTCATGGTGGAGATGAGCGAATCGGTGCGGGCACACCGCGACATGGTCCGCGCCGCCCGACCCGAGCAGTCCCGCCGCCCGACGGGCTGA
- a CDS encoding CocE/NonD family hydrolase has product MPGRLVARLASAALRLPVTHPGPVRVTRHIPVRVRDGVMLRTDHYAPADENAPTVLIRTPYGRGGPLRLLGRLLAARGKHAVIQSCRGTGGSGGTFAPLVHERDDGVDTLDWLRRQPWWSGALGMFGVSYQGFAQWALADDADDDLRAMVAVVTASATRDSTYAGESFALDTVLTWAELLHAQTVPWLARQWELKRGQPRLAAALEHLPLAGADRVATGTTIGFFQEWLRHHTPDAAYWRTRVFTDRVARVRAPVLMVTGWHDIFLPAQLDDHATLRAAGARPRLVVGPWTHGSPGLFVAALREGLTWLDEHLSAPPRGPSRRIGEAPVRLYVSGADGGWRDLPDWPPPAVDTAWHLHPDGELAVRPPVPSAPDEFRYDPADPTPSLGGPLLVAQRAGPVDNRRVEARPDVLTYTSAPLARPVEVIGPVRAEIHVRSELPYLDVFVRLCDVDRRGRSWNVCDGLVRVAPGRFPTDPSGAVRVPVPLWPTAYRFAAGHRLRVQVSGGAHPRWARNPGTGEPLGAAVTLRAGKRQVLHDPEHSSAVLLPIVHTGAPASRI; this is encoded by the coding sequence GTGCCGGGCCGGCTCGTCGCACGTCTCGCCTCCGCCGCGCTGCGGCTGCCAGTGACCCACCCCGGCCCGGTACGGGTCACCCGCCACATCCCCGTCCGGGTCCGCGACGGCGTGATGCTGCGTACCGACCACTACGCGCCCGCCGACGAGAACGCGCCCACAGTGCTCATCCGCACCCCGTACGGGCGGGGTGGGCCGTTGCGGCTGCTCGGCCGGCTGCTTGCCGCGCGCGGCAAGCACGCGGTGATCCAGTCCTGCCGGGGCACCGGCGGCTCGGGCGGGACGTTCGCGCCGCTGGTGCACGAGCGCGACGACGGGGTGGACACCCTCGACTGGCTGCGCCGCCAGCCCTGGTGGTCCGGAGCGCTCGGCATGTTCGGTGTCAGCTACCAGGGCTTCGCCCAGTGGGCACTTGCCGACGACGCCGACGACGACCTGCGCGCGATGGTCGCCGTGGTGACAGCCTCGGCCACCAGGGACTCGACGTACGCGGGGGAGTCCTTCGCCCTGGACACCGTGCTGACCTGGGCGGAGCTGCTGCACGCGCAGACCGTGCCGTGGCTGGCCCGGCAGTGGGAGCTCAAGCGCGGGCAGCCCCGGTTGGCCGCCGCGCTTGAGCACCTGCCTCTGGCCGGCGCGGACCGGGTCGCCACCGGCACCACCATCGGGTTCTTCCAGGAGTGGCTGCGCCACCACACGCCGGACGCCGCGTACTGGCGGACCCGGGTGTTCACCGACCGGGTGGCCCGGGTGCGGGCGCCGGTGCTCATGGTCACCGGCTGGCACGACATCTTCCTGCCCGCCCAGCTCGACGACCACGCCACCCTGCGCGCCGCCGGCGCCCGGCCGCGCCTGGTGGTCGGCCCGTGGACACACGGCAGCCCCGGCCTGTTCGTGGCCGCCCTGCGGGAGGGGCTGACCTGGCTCGACGAGCACCTGAGCGCACCGCCGCGCGGCCCGTCGCGCCGCATCGGAGAGGCGCCGGTGCGGCTGTACGTGAGCGGCGCCGACGGCGGCTGGCGGGACCTGCCGGACTGGCCGCCACCGGCCGTCGACACGGCATGGCACCTGCACCCGGACGGTGAGCTTGCGGTGCGCCCACCCGTCCCGTCGGCGCCGGACGAGTTCCGCTACGACCCGGCCGATCCCACCCCGTCACTCGGTGGGCCGCTGCTTGTCGCGCAGCGGGCCGGCCCGGTGGACAACAGGCGCGTCGAGGCCCGGCCCGACGTGTTGACCTACACCAGCGCCCCGCTGGCCCGGCCGGTCGAGGTGATCGGCCCGGTACGCGCCGAGATCCACGTCCGCAGTGAGCTGCCGTACCTGGATGTCTTCGTTCGACTGTGTGACGTGGACCGTCGAGGGCGGTCCTGGAACGTGTGCGACGGGCTGGTCCGGGTCGCGCCAGGGCGGTTCCCGACGGACCCGTCCGGCGCGGTGCGGGTTCCGGTGCCCCTCTGGCCGACCGCGTACCGGTTCGCGGCCGGCCACCGGTTGCGCGTGCAGGTCTCCGGTGGTGCACACCCGCGGTGGGCGCGTAACCCGGGCACCGGTGAACCGCTCGGCGCGGCGGTCACGCTGCGTGCCGGAAAGAGGCAGGTCCTGCACGACCCCGAGCACTCCTCGGCGGTGCTGTTGCCGATCGTCCACACTGGTGCGCCTGCGTCACGAATCTGA
- a CDS encoding ArsR/SmtB family transcription factor has product MERPDVRQVTDSRVLAAMSHPLRRRLMDVLKVHGPSTVGTLADRTDQAPANVSHHLKVLAAADLVTEAPELARDRRERWWQLVTRGVRWSNTDFDADPAARAVADAATSLNLDRHVALARAWHAADESAQAAWADAPFSTDRWLHLTPDELAALSREMIELLARWGDRDIPDDGVDRQPVFVFAYGVPARP; this is encoded by the coding sequence ATGGAGAGACCCGACGTACGCCAGGTCACCGACTCGCGGGTGCTGGCCGCCATGTCCCACCCGCTGCGCCGCCGCCTGATGGACGTGCTCAAAGTGCACGGGCCGTCCACCGTCGGCACGCTCGCCGACCGCACCGACCAGGCGCCCGCGAACGTCAGCCATCACCTCAAGGTGCTCGCCGCCGCCGATCTCGTCACCGAGGCCCCCGAGCTGGCACGGGACCGCCGCGAGCGCTGGTGGCAACTGGTCACACGGGGGGTGCGCTGGTCCAACACCGACTTCGACGCCGACCCGGCAGCCCGGGCGGTCGCCGACGCCGCCACCTCGCTCAACCTGGACCGGCACGTCGCCCTGGCCCGGGCGTGGCACGCCGCCGACGAGTCCGCGCAGGCCGCCTGGGCCGACGCGCCGTTCTCCACCGACCGCTGGCTGCACCTCACGCCTGACGAACTGGCCGCGTTGAGCCGCGAGATGATCGAGCTGCTGGCGCGTTGGGGCGACCGTGACATCCCCGACGACGGGGTCGATAGGCAGCCGGTGTTCGTGTTCGCCTACGGCGTGCCGGCCCGGCCGTGA
- a CDS encoding MFS transporter → MTTATRTDREPPGGLLRHRDFRLLWAGQAVSSVGSNVTTVALPLVAVAVLDAGTFQVAVLTAAAWAPWLLIGLPAGAWVDRLSRRPVLVACDVFCALAFLSVPLAAVADLLTIGHLLLVAATAGTARVFFETAHQVYLPVLLRPDQLPEGNAKLHGTQTVSNVAGPGLAGLIAQLAGAVTALLLDALTFLLSAAFLLRIRTVETRPDRPKTSPSLWRDVAEGLRFVARDPYLRVLTVFGAASNIGLTGYQAVLVVFLVRDLRLAPGVVGLLVGVMSAGGIIGALLATVVGRRFGTARALLIGAVLTGPPALLIPLAGPGTGLAWPALGGLLIGLGVTIGNVVKGSFRQTYTPHHLLGRVTASMHLLNYGAIPLAAVLAGALGARYGAGTAISAMTAWLALTPLILLIGPIRRRRDLPAAPAS, encoded by the coding sequence GTGACCACTGCCACCCGCACCGATCGCGAGCCGCCTGGCGGGCTGCTGCGGCACCGGGACTTCCGGCTGCTCTGGGCCGGCCAGGCGGTCAGCAGCGTCGGCAGCAACGTCACCACTGTCGCGCTGCCGCTCGTCGCCGTGGCAGTGCTCGACGCCGGCACCTTCCAGGTGGCGGTGCTCACCGCCGCCGCCTGGGCGCCCTGGCTGTTGATCGGGCTGCCGGCCGGCGCGTGGGTGGATCGACTGTCACGTCGACCGGTGCTTGTGGCCTGTGACGTGTTCTGCGCACTGGCGTTTCTCAGCGTGCCGCTGGCCGCCGTGGCCGACCTGCTCACGATCGGGCACCTGCTGCTCGTGGCGGCCACCGCAGGCACCGCCCGGGTGTTCTTCGAGACCGCCCACCAGGTCTACCTGCCGGTGCTGCTGCGCCCCGACCAACTGCCCGAGGGCAACGCGAAGCTGCACGGCACCCAGACCGTGAGCAACGTCGCCGGCCCCGGCCTCGCCGGCCTGATCGCCCAACTCGCCGGTGCCGTCACCGCGCTGCTGCTGGACGCGCTCACATTCCTGCTCTCCGCAGCCTTCCTGCTGCGCATCCGCACCGTCGAGACACGCCCCGACAGGCCGAAGACATCCCCGTCGCTGTGGCGGGACGTCGCCGAAGGACTGCGCTTCGTCGCCCGCGACCCGTACCTGCGGGTGCTGACGGTCTTCGGCGCGGCCAGCAACATCGGGCTGACCGGCTACCAGGCGGTCCTGGTGGTGTTCCTGGTACGCGACCTGCGGCTCGCGCCGGGCGTGGTGGGCCTGCTGGTCGGTGTGATGAGCGCCGGCGGAATCATCGGTGCGTTGCTGGCCACCGTGGTGGGTCGGCGCTTCGGCACCGCGCGGGCCCTGCTGATCGGGGCGGTGCTCACCGGCCCGCCCGCGCTGCTCATCCCACTCGCCGGGCCCGGCACCGGGTTGGCCTGGCCGGCCCTCGGCGGCCTGCTGATCGGGCTCGGTGTGACCATCGGCAATGTGGTCAAGGGCAGCTTCCGGCAGACGTACACGCCGCATCACCTGCTCGGCCGCGTGACGGCGAGCATGCACCTGCTCAACTACGGCGCGATCCCGCTGGCGGCCGTGCTGGCCGGTGCCCTCGGGGCTCGATACGGCGCCGGGACAGCAATCAGCGCGATGACCGCCTGGTTGGCGCTCACCCCGCTGATCCTGCTGATCGGGCCAATCCGGAGGCGGCGGGACCTGCCCGCCGCCCCGGCGTCTTGA
- a CDS encoding cold-shock protein translates to MATGTVKWFNSEKGFGFIEQDGGGPDVFVHYSAIASSGYRELNEGQKVEFEVTQGQKGPQADNVRPM, encoded by the coding sequence ATGGCAACCGGCACGGTTAAGTGGTTCAACTCGGAAAAGGGCTTCGGCTTCATCGAGCAGGACGGTGGAGGGCCGGACGTGTTCGTCCACTACTCCGCCATCGCTTCGAGCGGCTACCGGGAGCTCAACGAGGGCCAGAAGGTCGAGTTCGAGGTGACCCAGGGGCAAAAGGGCCCGCAGGCGGACAACGTCCGCCCGATGTAG
- a CDS encoding class I SAM-dependent methyltransferase, whose translation MLAPMKGTAAAALSELEREIDAPGDGLDRLRLMPTPFVPEVRLHLAEDAIVWWARMEAAVGHALPPPYWASAWAGGQALARHLLDHPELAAGRRVLDLAAGSGLVAIAAALAGAARVVANDIDPYAVAAVTINARANRVDVDASGDDLLDDVDTEADLVVAGDAFYSRAMTARVLPFLQRAAAAGADVLVGDPGRGHLPADGLTVLADYPVPTTEPSVDSSLRHVQVLRPA comes from the coding sequence ATGCTTGCGCCGATGAAAGGTACCGCAGCCGCTGCGCTGTCCGAGCTGGAGCGCGAGATCGACGCGCCCGGCGACGGCCTGGACCGGCTCCGGTTGATGCCCACTCCGTTCGTCCCCGAGGTACGCCTGCACCTGGCCGAGGACGCCATCGTGTGGTGGGCCCGAATGGAGGCAGCGGTCGGTCACGCACTGCCCCCGCCCTACTGGGCCTCCGCCTGGGCCGGTGGCCAGGCCCTGGCCCGGCACCTGCTGGACCATCCCGAACTCGCCGCCGGCCGCAGGGTCCTCGACCTGGCCGCCGGCTCGGGGCTGGTGGCCATCGCCGCCGCGCTCGCCGGCGCGGCACGGGTCGTCGCCAACGACATCGACCCGTACGCCGTGGCGGCCGTCACGATCAACGCCCGCGCCAACCGGGTCGACGTCGACGCCAGCGGCGACGACCTGCTCGACGACGTCGACACCGAGGCGGACCTGGTGGTCGCCGGGGACGCCTTCTACAGCCGCGCCATGACGGCCCGGGTGCTGCCGTTCCTGCAACGGGCCGCCGCCGCCGGCGCCGACGTGCTCGTCGGCGACCCCGGCCGGGGGCACCTGCCGGCGGACGGGTTGACGGTGCTCGCCGACTACCCGGTGCCCACCACCGAACCGTCGGTGGACTCGTCGCTGCGCCACGTACAGGTGCTGCGCCCCGCCTGA
- a CDS encoding MBL fold metallo-hydrolase, translated as MTYTGDVTSGGAPAVRELDGLTISKLSVGPMDNNAYLLRCNHTGDQVLIDAANEAPRLLELIGDGGLTTVVTTHQHMDHWVALEEVVAKTGARALVHADDAAGLPIEADHLTDGDTVAVGDCALEVIHIKGHTPGSIALLYRDPNGTPHLWTGDSLFPGGVGNTDKDPERFAALIDDVEHKLFDRLPDETWFYPGHGSDSTLAAERPALPQWRARGW; from the coding sequence ATGACCTACACCGGAGACGTCACCTCAGGCGGCGCACCAGCGGTACGGGAGCTGGACGGCCTCACCATCAGCAAGCTGTCGGTGGGCCCGATGGACAACAACGCCTACCTGCTGCGCTGCAACCACACCGGCGACCAGGTGCTCATCGACGCCGCCAACGAGGCGCCGCGGTTGCTGGAGTTGATCGGCGACGGCGGGCTGACCACAGTGGTGACCACCCACCAGCACATGGACCACTGGGTGGCGCTGGAGGAGGTCGTTGCCAAGACCGGCGCGCGGGCGCTGGTGCACGCCGACGACGCCGCCGGGCTGCCGATCGAGGCCGACCATCTCACCGACGGCGACACCGTCGCTGTGGGTGACTGCGCGCTGGAGGTCATCCACATCAAGGGGCACACGCCGGGTTCGATCGCGCTGCTCTACCGCGACCCGAACGGCACCCCGCACCTGTGGACTGGCGACAGCCTCTTCCCGGGTGGCGTGGGCAACACCGACAAGGACCCGGAGCGTTTCGCCGCGCTGATCGACGACGTCGAGCACAAGCTGTTCGACAGGCTCCCGGACGAGACGTGGTTCTACCCGGGCCACGGCAGCGACAGCACCCTCGCGGCGGAGCGTCCGGCCCTGCCACAGTGGCGCGCCCGGGGCTGGTGA